One segment of Pleomorphomonas sp. PLEO DNA contains the following:
- a CDS encoding methyl-accepting chemotaxis protein produces the protein MNRLTVSLTLRVTIAVLVAGILVQLAVGAWTSWQSAGTAARIETVAQATTQMFQALPNLRIDRSNTGRAIKADQGLDGFVKQVADARGIEMPAIEAAIATLESADLPDGAQLAKGLREKFDALKALQAKTDEAFKQDKASRQASLADDYTKVATAMIDQLSSVSSKIAEDVRLADGLIDRLLDIKALAWVMRNAAGDASGLAANALGAIGVPANALESYTANMATAQVAWKSIKDMSSGVDLPPAFAEAMATADREYFSSGSIDRQTTLLKTVLSGQKADTDTLGWSNYNAPRLTTLLNVANAALAIAETKSNETYTQATLSLWINLGLFGSALLLAVAVTMVVQRRVIHPLSVIGDRMMALANGQFSIEAPYVERNDEIGALGKTMAVFRDNMQETERLRAERADQERLDREHRAEDMNNLAIRFDEAVGDIVTMVASASTELQMSAKSLTSLADSTQNQSASVAAAAEQASANVASVASATEELSSSVSEIARQVEKSSEIASRAVIEANTTNDKVKGLAAAAEKIGAVVELINSIAGQTNLLALNATIEAARAGEAGKGFAVVAAEVKQLADQTAKATAEIGAQIGAIQTATSEAAEAINGIGSTIETMNDIAKSITGAVDGQNAATVEIARNVQEASIGTGTVSQSITSVTMAASESSSAATQVLASASELSRNAERLRHELNTFLGSIRAA, from the coding sequence ATGAACCGCCTCACCGTAAGCCTGACTTTGAGAGTAACCATTGCCGTTCTCGTTGCCGGTATTCTGGTTCAACTGGCGGTAGGTGCCTGGACGTCCTGGCAGAGCGCCGGCACGGCTGCCCGCATCGAAACGGTTGCCCAGGCCACGACGCAGATGTTCCAGGCCTTGCCGAACCTGCGCATCGACCGAAGCAACACCGGTAGGGCCATCAAGGCCGATCAGGGACTGGACGGGTTCGTCAAGCAGGTCGCGGATGCGCGCGGCATCGAGATGCCGGCAATCGAGGCGGCGATCGCCACCCTAGAAAGCGCTGATCTGCCCGACGGCGCCCAGCTCGCCAAGGGCTTGCGTGAAAAGTTCGACGCTCTCAAGGCGCTTCAGGCCAAGACCGACGAGGCCTTCAAGCAGGACAAGGCCAGCCGCCAGGCCTCGCTCGCTGACGACTATACCAAGGTCGCCACGGCGATGATCGACCAACTATCCTCAGTCTCCTCCAAAATCGCCGAAGACGTGCGTCTGGCCGATGGCCTGATCGACCGTTTGCTCGACATCAAGGCGCTTGCTTGGGTCATGCGTAACGCCGCCGGCGATGCTTCGGGCTTGGCCGCCAACGCCTTGGGGGCGATCGGCGTGCCAGCGAACGCGTTGGAATCCTACACCGCCAATATGGCGACAGCTCAGGTGGCGTGGAAGTCCATCAAAGATATGTCGTCGGGTGTGGATCTGCCGCCCGCATTCGCTGAGGCGATGGCCACGGCGGATCGGGAGTACTTCAGCTCGGGCTCGATCGATCGTCAGACCACCTTGCTCAAGACGGTGCTTAGCGGCCAGAAGGCCGACACCGACACCCTCGGCTGGAGCAACTACAACGCGCCGCGCTTGACCACATTGCTCAACGTTGCCAACGCCGCGCTGGCCATCGCCGAGACCAAGTCCAACGAGACGTATACCCAGGCAACACTCTCATTGTGGATAAACCTCGGCCTGTTCGGCAGTGCGCTGCTACTGGCCGTCGCGGTCACCATGGTCGTTCAGCGTCGCGTCATTCACCCGCTCAGCGTCATCGGCGATCGTATGATGGCGCTGGCCAACGGCCAATTCTCGATCGAGGCTCCTTATGTGGAGCGCAATGACGAGATCGGCGCGCTCGGCAAGACCATGGCCGTCTTCCGCGACAACATGCAGGAAACCGAGAGATTGCGTGCCGAAAGGGCGGACCAGGAGCGCCTCGACCGCGAACATCGTGCCGAAGACATGAACAATCTGGCAATCCGGTTCGACGAGGCTGTCGGCGACATCGTGACGATGGTGGCATCGGCGTCCACGGAGTTGCAGATGTCGGCGAAATCGCTGACGTCGCTGGCGGATTCGACCCAGAACCAGTCGGCTTCGGTGGCCGCCGCCGCCGAACAGGCTTCGGCCAACGTCGCTTCAGTGGCGTCGGCGACCGAGGAACTGTCGTCGTCAGTGTCGGAGATTGCCCGTCAGGTGGAGAAGTCGTCGGAGATCGCCTCAAGGGCGGTGATCGAGGCCAACACCACCAACGACAAGGTCAAGGGCCTGGCCGCCGCCGCCGAGAAGATCGGTGCCGTCGTCGAATTGATCAACTCGATCGCCGGCCAGACCAACCTTCTGGCGCTCAACGCCACCATCGAGGCGGCGCGGGCCGGTGAGGCCGGCAAGGGCTTTGCCGTGGTGGCCGCCGAGGTCAAGCAACTCGCCGACCAGACCGCCAAGGCAACGGCCGAAATCGGTGCGCAGATCGGCGCCATCCAGACTGCGACCTCCGAGGCGGCCGAGGCCATCAACGGCATCGGCTCCACCATCGAGACGATGAACGACATCGCCAAGTCGATCACCGGCGCGGTGGATGGGCAGAACGCCGCCACCGTCGAGATCGCCCGCAACGTCCAGGAAGCGTCGATCGGCACGGGAACGGTGTCGCAATCCATCACCTCCGTCACCATGGCCGCCAGTGAATCGAGCAGCGCCGCCACGCAGGTCCTGGCCTCGGCCTCCGAGCTCAGCCGCAACGCCGAACGCCTGCGGCACGAGCTGAACACCTTCCTCGGCTCGATCCGCGCCGCCTGA
- a CDS encoding VOC family protein, translated as MNVSQKHFRTVSSITLGVADLRRSRAFYDALGFLADPASNDEFVIYKLDSVTLSLFPRALLARDAEVENDGLGFDGITFAHDYPSEAAVDAAMAHALSAGAVPRRPARTVFWGGYSGFVADPDGHLWELVFNPFA; from the coding sequence ATGAACGTGAGCCAGAAACACTTTCGCACCGTGTCGAGCATCACGCTCGGTGTCGCCGACCTCCGCCGCTCTCGTGCTTTCTACGACGCGTTGGGCTTCCTAGCCGACCCAGCCTCGAACGACGAGTTCGTCATCTACAAGCTCGATAGCGTAACGCTTTCGCTCTTTCCAAGGGCGCTGCTGGCTAGGGATGCCGAGGTCGAGAACGATGGTCTCGGCTTCGACGGCATCACATTTGCCCACGACTACCCGTCCGAGGCGGCCGTTGACGCGGCGATGGCACATGCCCTCTCAGCCGGCGCTGTGCCGCGGCGACCGGCCAGGACCGTGTTCTGGGGTGGCTACTCCGGGTTCGTTGCCGACCCCGACGGCCATCTTTGGGAGCTGGTGTTCAACCCGTTCGCCTAA
- a CDS encoding DUF1003 domain-containing protein produces the protein MSNGDSIEPNGANNLKVFFRFHLPHAHLHSVFGDDWFALKAEKFARFFGTPSFLIGQTVIVAGWIVANVAGWTHFDIYPFILLNLAFSLQAAYAAPLILLAQTRQADRDKAHAEADAQHREDIAHTSEQRQAIAAQQTAMLLDLVQQNTALTETIKTLTERVETLTIEVHRHVTGAAQSQTS, from the coding sequence ATGTCCAACGGCGACAGCATCGAACCAAACGGAGCCAATAATTTGAAAGTTTTCTTCCGGTTTCACCTTCCACACGCGCATCTGCATTCGGTGTTCGGCGACGACTGGTTCGCGTTGAAAGCGGAAAAATTCGCGCGCTTCTTCGGGACGCCTTCCTTCCTCATCGGGCAAACGGTGATTGTGGCCGGCTGGATTGTTGCCAATGTCGCCGGATGGACCCATTTCGACATTTACCCTTTCATCCTCTTGAACCTCGCCTTCAGCTTGCAAGCCGCCTATGCGGCGCCCCTCATCCTGTTGGCCCAGACCCGCCAAGCCGACCGCGACAAGGCCCATGCCGAGGCCGACGCTCAGCATCGCGAGGATATCGCGCACACCAGCGAACAACGCCAAGCAATAGCGGCGCAGCAGACGGCCATGCTCCTCGACCTTGTTCAGCAGAACACCGCGCTGACGGAGACCATCAAGACGCTGACAGAGCGCGTCGAAACACTGACCATCGAAGTCCACCGGCACGTCACCGGCGCGGCGCAAAGCCAGACCTCATGA
- a CDS encoding Tat pathway signal protein — protein MGLGGLAALAGAGGAGLHTAIGSSGAYGRYATVSRAIPTAFAVPELIRLATLAANSHNTQPWQFQVAETAINIRPDPSRATPVVDPDNHHLFVSLGCAAENLVVAGAAIGVHGVMESSPDGSLRYSYGLGTPQPDPLLAAIGARQTTRALYDGQPVAASDLETLRLAAETDGVRLIIIEERARINQVRDLVVAGNDAQMQDPAFRAELKKWLRFNPRSAMATGDGLYAPASGNPALPDFVGRLAFDAFVTAAAENDKYAKQIDSSSGIAIFLGERADIQTWIRVGRACQRFALTATMLGLKHAFINQPVEVASLRPELASLVGEPGLRPDIVMRFGHGPQMPFSLRRPVEAVMV, from the coding sequence ATGGGGCTTGGTGGACTTGCCGCGCTGGCCGGTGCCGGCGGAGCGGGGCTGCACACGGCGATCGGTTCGTCTGGAGCCTACGGCCGCTATGCCACTGTGTCGCGGGCAATTCCCACCGCGTTCGCTGTCCCGGAACTCATCCGCCTGGCGACGCTCGCCGCCAACAGTCACAATACGCAGCCATGGCAGTTTCAGGTCGCCGAGACAGCGATCAATATCCGGCCCGATCCGTCTCGCGCCACGCCGGTCGTTGATCCAGACAATCATCATCTGTTCGTCAGCCTCGGCTGCGCGGCCGAGAATCTGGTCGTTGCCGGGGCGGCAATCGGCGTGCACGGCGTGATGGAAAGCAGCCCGGACGGCAGCCTGCGCTACAGTTACGGGCTCGGCACGCCGCAGCCCGATCCACTGCTGGCGGCGATCGGCGCGCGCCAGACCACCCGTGCCCTCTATGACGGACAGCCCGTGGCGGCCTCCGACCTGGAAACCCTGCGCCTGGCCGCCGAGACCGATGGCGTGCGGCTCATCATCATCGAGGAACGAGCCCGTATCAATCAGGTCCGCGACCTGGTGGTCGCCGGCAACGATGCGCAGATGCAAGATCCGGCCTTTCGAGCTGAACTCAAAAAGTGGCTTCGTTTCAATCCGCGGAGTGCCATGGCAACGGGGGATGGTCTCTATGCGCCGGCAAGTGGTAACCCCGCCCTGCCGGATTTCGTGGGCCGGCTAGCCTTCGATGCGTTCGTCACGGCCGCCGCCGAGAACGACAAATATGCCAAGCAGATCGATTCCTCTTCTGGGATCGCGATCTTTCTGGGCGAGCGGGCCGATATCCAGACTTGGATCAGGGTTGGTCGCGCCTGCCAGCGTTTTGCCCTTACCGCGACCATGCTCGGGCTCAAGCATGCGTTCATCAATCAACCCGTCGAGGTCGCGAGCCTGCGCCCCGAACTCGCTTCTCTGGTCGGCGAACCCGGTCTGCGCCCCGACATCGTCATGCGCTTCGGCCATGGGCCGCAAATGCCGTTTTCACTGCGCCGACCGGTTGAAGCCGTGATGGTGTGA